The genomic segment ACCGGATCGCCGGCTCGGCGGCCAGCGGCAAGGAGGCGTTAGGTTTGAACGCGCAAATCCGCCCCGAACTCATGATCGTCGATATTCGGATGCCGGGCATGGACGGCATGGAGCTGATTCGCGAGCTGAAGAAGGAGGACGCCGGTGTCCGCGTGCTTGTCCTCAGCGGCTATGCCGATTTTAATTACGCCCGCCAGGCCATCGCTCTTGGCGTCGACAATTATTTGCTGAAGCCCGTGGACGAGGATGAGCTGGCGGACAATCTATGCGCGATCAAGCGGGCGCTAGACGAGAGGGAAGCGCAGCGCGAAGCGGAAAAGCGAACGAAAGAGGAGCGTCTCTCCGAACGGCTGGAGACGATGCTGTCGGAAGCGCCGGCGAGCGCCGAGACGTGGGCTGCGGAGATGGCATCATGGGGCGAGGCAGATGCGGGCTTCCGGGTCGTGCTGATCGACATCGACGCGGACGGCGGAGAGACGGCGCTTGTGCGGCGGCAGATCTGCGAACGGCTTAAGGCCAGTTACGAGAAAACGGGAGCGGGCATCGTCTTCGGTGCGGGCGCTTCGATCGGGCTGCTGCTTGCGGACAGCGTGCTCCGGGATTCTGCCCGACGCAGATTAACGGCTTCTCTCCGCGATTGGGGCGAGCTTGCCGGCTGCCGGGTATTCGCGGCGGCAGGCGAGGGTGTGACCGATGCCGCTGGCATTCCTTTGTCGTTCGCTGCGGCCAAGCTGCGCGCGCAGCACCGCTTCTTTTACGACGGCGCGGACTTTATCGACGACGAGACGGCACGGCGGCTGCCGTCCCCGGAGGCGGTGGCCTTCGAGCCGGACCTGCTGCAACGGCAGGCGGAGCGCCTATACCTCGCGGTCTGCACGGGCAGCGAAGCCCGCGTGGCGCCGATCGTCGAGGAGATCGGCGATCTCATGCTGGGCGCCGGCGAAGGAGAAGATTCGCTCAAAGCCCGGTTCGTCCAGCTGCTGACGCGCCTGCTCGAGAAACTGTCGGCCCGCCAGCCGGGCGCCGGCTCCGCCCCGACGCTGCTTGAGTCGAAGCTGCTGGCGATTCACCGCGCATGCGGGTATCAAACGATGCTCGCGCAAATCTCAGGCCTCCTCGTTGAAGCGATTCGATTGACGGACGACGGCGGGGGAGAGCGTCAGATTCGCAAAATGACGCAGCTGATCGATGCCCACTACAAGGACAATCTGAAGCTGGAAAAGCTGGCCGAGGCGTTTAATTACAACAGCGCTTATCTGGGGAAGCTTTTCAAGTCCGTGACCG from the Cohnella hashimotonis genome contains:
- a CDS encoding response regulator transcription factor yields the protein MYKVVLVDDEPSIREGLAELLDWESLGYRIAGSAASGKEALGLNAQIRPELMIVDIRMPGMDGMELIRELKKEDAGVRVLVLSGYADFNYARQAIALGVDNYLLKPVDEDELADNLCAIKRALDEREAQREAEKRTKEERLSERLETMLSEAPASAETWAAEMASWGEADAGFRVVLIDIDADGGETALVRRQICERLKASYEKTGAGIVFGAGASIGLLLADSVLRDSARRRLTASLRDWGELAGCRVFAAAGEGVTDAAGIPLSFAAAKLRAQHRFFYDGADFIDDETARRLPSPEAVAFEPDLLQRQAERLYLAVCTGSEARVAPIVEEIGDLMLGAGEGEDSLKARFVQLLTRLLEKLSARQPGAGSAPTLLESKLLAIHRACGYQTMLAQISGLLVEAIRLTDDGGGERQIRKMTQLIDAHYKDNLKLEKLAEAFNYNSAYLGKLFKSVTGDSFNTYLDKVRIAKAKQLLQTGLKVYEAAEQVGYPNPDYFHGKFRKYEGLSPGAYRSQFESS